A genomic region of Trifolium pratense cultivar HEN17-A07 linkage group LG3, ARS_RC_1.1, whole genome shotgun sequence contains the following coding sequences:
- the LOC123914009 gene encoding puromycin-sensitive aminopeptidase isoform X2, which produces MARLVLPSKTLAFSTKSLLSLISPAPLQISCSVNCLRKTSKSSVRYRHFLASEVVLRKNCCPFYSSVPVKKASRKLICSVATESKQVEDSKMAQPREIFLKDYKKPDYFFETVDLKFSLGEEKTIVSSKIAVFPRVEGSSPPLVLDGQDMTLVSVQINGKALKEEDYHLDARHLTIQSPPSGKYDLEIVTEILPQKNTSLEGLYKSSGNFCTQCEAEGFRKITYYQDRPDIMAKYTVRIEADKALYPVLLSNGNLAGQGDLEGGKHYAVWEDPFKKPCYLFALVAGQLASRDDTFTTRSGRKVSLRIWTPADDVPKTAHAMYSLKAAMKWDEDVFGLEYDLDLFNIVAVPDFNMGAMENKSLNIFNSKLVLASPETASDADYAAILGVIGHEYFHNWTGNRVTCRDWFQLSLKEGLTVFRDQEFSSDMGSRTVERIGDVSKLRNYQFPQDAGPMAHPVRPHSYIKMDNFYTVTVYEKGAEVVRMYKTLLGSQGFRKGMDLYFKRHDGQAVTCEDFFAAMRDANNADFANFLSWYSQAGTPIVKVNTSYNTEGHTFTLKISQEIPPTPGQSVKEPMFIPIAVGLLDSTGKDIPLSSIYHDGALQSVSSNDQSVSTTVLRVTKKEEEFVFTDIFERPVPSLLRGYSAPIRLESDVTDDDLFFLLANDSDEFNRWEAGQILARKLMLNLVDDFQNNKPLVLNSNFLDGFSRILSDSSLDKEFVAKAITLPGEGEIMDLMKVADPDAVHTVRSFIRKQLASELRSEFLSTVENNRNSGEYVFDHSNMARRALKNIALAYLASLEEQEFTNLALQEYKTATNMTEQFAALASVAQNPGKTRDDVLADFYNKWQNDYLVVNKWFALQAVSDVPGNVENVRKLLNHPAFDLRNPNKVYSLIGGFCGSPVNFHAKDGSGYEFLGDIVLQLDKINPQVASRMVSAFSRWKRYDETRQKLAKAQLEKIMSTNGLSENVFEIASKSLAA; this is translated from the exons ATGGCACGTTTGGTTCTTCCATCGAAGACTCTGGCTTTTTCCACGAAGAGTCTACTGAGTTTGATCTCACCTGCTCCT CTTCAGATTAGTTGCAGCGTTAATTGTTTACGGAAGACTTCGAAAAGTAGTGTCAGATATAGACATTTCCTTGCATCAGAg GTTGTTCTCCGAAAGAATTGTTGCCCGTTTTATTCTTCGGTACCG GTCAAGAAAGCGAGTAGGAAGCTAATTTGTTCGGTTGCCACCGAATCAAAGCAAGTTGAAGATTCTAAAATGGCGCAGCCAAGAGAAATATTCTTAAAGGATTACAAAAAGCCTGATTACTTCTTTGAGACT GTGGATCTGAAATTTTCCTTAGGAGAGGAGAAGACAATAGTTAGTTCTAAAATTGCTGTGTTTCCTCGCGTTGAAG GTTCTTCTCCCCCGCTAGTTTTAGATGGACAAGACATGACTTTAGTTTCAGTTCAGATTAATGGCAAGGCCTTGAAG GAGGAAGATTATCATTTGGATGCACGCCATCTAACAATCCAATCACCTCCTAGTGGTAAATATGATCTTGAAATTGTTACCGAGATTCTCCCACAGAAAAACACATCATTGGAG GGACTTTACAAGTCATCCGGGAATTTCTGTACTCAATGTGAGGCTGAAGGCTTCCGTAAAATCACATATTATCAG GATCGGCCTGATATAATGGCAAAGTATACAGTTCGCATTGAGGCAGACAAAGCACTGTATCCAGTATTGTTGTCTAATGGAAACCTGGCTGGACAGGGTGACTTGGAG GGTGGCAAACATTATGCTGTTTGGGAGGACCCCTTCAAGAAACCTTGTTATCTGTTTGCCTTAGTCGCTGGGCAATTGGCGAGCAGAGATGACACATTTACTACCCGCTCAGGAAGGAAGGTGTCCCTTAGGATCTGGACGCCTGCAGATGACGTACCTAAGACTGCACATGCTATGTATTCTCTGAAAGCAGCTATGAAGTGGGATGAAGAT GTTTTTGGACTTGAATATGATCTGGATCTCTTCAACATTGTTGCTGTCCCAGATTTTAATAT GGGAGCCATGGAAAACAAAAGTTTGAAT ATTTTCAATTCCAAGCTTGTACTGGCTTCTCCAGAGACTGCTTCGGATGCAGATTATGCTGCAATATTGGGAGTTATTGGCCACGAG TATTTCCACAATTGGACTGGCAACAG AGTGACATGCCGCGACTGGTTCCAGCTTAGTCTGAAGGAAGGTCTCACTGTTTTTCGTGATCAG GAATTCTCATCTGACATGGGAAGCCGTACTGTAGAGCGGATTGGCGATGTTTCAAAACTTAGGAATTACCAGTTTCCACAG GATGCCGGTCCCATGGCCCATCCAGTGCGACCACACTCTTACATCAAG ATGGACAACTTCTACACAG TCACG gtCTATGAAAAG GGGGCTGAAGTTGTTCGAATGTACAAAACCTTATTGGGAAGTCAAGGGTTCCGAAAG GGGATGGATCTTTATTTTAAGAGACATGATGGGCAAGCTGTAACATGTGAAGATTTTTTCGCTGCCATGCGAGATGCAAATAATGCTGATTTTGCAAATTTCCTATCGTG GTACTCTCAAGCTGGGACTCCTATTGTTAAAGTAAATACTTCTTATAATACAGAAGGACACACATTTACTTTGAAGATCAG TCAAGAGATACCACCAACTCCAGGGCAGTCCGTTAAGGAACCCATGTTCATTCCTATTGCAGTAGGTTTGCTTGATTCGACTGGCAAGGACATTCCTCTTTCCTCTATTTATCATGACGGGGCTTTGCAATCTGTTTCAAGCAATGACCAATCAGTCTCCACTACAGTCCTTAGAGTCACTAAG aaagaagaagagtttgTATTCACTGATATCTTTGAGAGGCCTGTTCCATCTTTGTTAAGGGGATATAGTGCTCCTATTCGACTTGAATCTGATGTCACTGATGATGACCTGTTTTTCCTATTAGCCAATGATTCTGATGAATTCAACCG ATGGGAGGCCGGACAAATTTTGGCAAGAAAGTTGATGCTCAACTTGGTGGATGATTTCCAAAATAATAAACCCTTGGTTCTGAATTCCAATTTTCTTGATGGGTTCAGTCGTATCCTATCTGACTCAAGTCTGGACAAA GAATTTGTGGCTAAGGCAATAACTCTGCCTGGTGAGGGAGAAATAATGGACTTGATGAAAGTTGCAGACCCTGACGCTGTTCATACTGTTCGGTCTTTCATCAGGAAGCAGCTTGCGAGTGAACTGAGATCAGAATTCCTTAGCACA GTAGAAAATAATAGGAACTCAGGAGAATATGTGTTCGATCATTCAAACATGGCCAGACGAGCTTTGAAGAACATTGCTCTTG CTTATCTTGCATCCCTCGAGGAGCAAGAATTCACCAACCTTGCACTTCAAGAATACAAAACTGCTACAAATATGACCGAGCAGTTTGCAGCATTGGCTTCCGTAGCCCAGAACCCTGGTAAAACTCGTGATGATGTTCTTGCTGACTTTTATAACAAGTGGCAGAATGATTACTTG GTGGTGAACAAATGGTTTGCTCTTCAAGCAGTGTCTGATGTTCCTGGTAATGTTGAGAATGTGCGGAAACTGTTGAACCACCCAGCATTTGACTTGCGCAATCCCAACAAAGTGTACTCTCTCATTGGAGGTTTCTGTGGGTCTCCTGTGAACTTCCATGCAAAGGATGGCTCGGGCTACGAGTTTTTGGGTGATATTGTGCTGcaacttgacaaaataaatccTCAG GTCGCCTCAAGAATGGTGTCGGCCTTCTCAAGATGGAAGCGTTATGATGAAACCAGACAAAAACTTGCAAAG GCCCAGCTTGAGAAGATCATGTCTACCAATGGCCTATCAGAGAATGTGTTCGAAATTGCTTCAAAAAGCTTAGCTGCTTAA
- the LOC123914009 gene encoding puromycin-sensitive aminopeptidase isoform X1 — MARLVLPSKTLAFSTKSLLSLISPAPLQISCSVNCLRKTSKSSVRYRHFLASEVVLRKNCCPFYSSVPKVKKASRKLICSVATESKQVEDSKMAQPREIFLKDYKKPDYFFETVDLKFSLGEEKTIVSSKIAVFPRVEGSSPPLVLDGQDMTLVSVQINGKALKEEDYHLDARHLTIQSPPSGKYDLEIVTEILPQKNTSLEGLYKSSGNFCTQCEAEGFRKITYYQDRPDIMAKYTVRIEADKALYPVLLSNGNLAGQGDLEGGKHYAVWEDPFKKPCYLFALVAGQLASRDDTFTTRSGRKVSLRIWTPADDVPKTAHAMYSLKAAMKWDEDVFGLEYDLDLFNIVAVPDFNMGAMENKSLNIFNSKLVLASPETASDADYAAILGVIGHEYFHNWTGNRVTCRDWFQLSLKEGLTVFRDQEFSSDMGSRTVERIGDVSKLRNYQFPQDAGPMAHPVRPHSYIKMDNFYTVTVYEKGAEVVRMYKTLLGSQGFRKGMDLYFKRHDGQAVTCEDFFAAMRDANNADFANFLSWYSQAGTPIVKVNTSYNTEGHTFTLKISQEIPPTPGQSVKEPMFIPIAVGLLDSTGKDIPLSSIYHDGALQSVSSNDQSVSTTVLRVTKKEEEFVFTDIFERPVPSLLRGYSAPIRLESDVTDDDLFFLLANDSDEFNRWEAGQILARKLMLNLVDDFQNNKPLVLNSNFLDGFSRILSDSSLDKEFVAKAITLPGEGEIMDLMKVADPDAVHTVRSFIRKQLASELRSEFLSTVENNRNSGEYVFDHSNMARRALKNIALAYLASLEEQEFTNLALQEYKTATNMTEQFAALASVAQNPGKTRDDVLADFYNKWQNDYLVVNKWFALQAVSDVPGNVENVRKLLNHPAFDLRNPNKVYSLIGGFCGSPVNFHAKDGSGYEFLGDIVLQLDKINPQVASRMVSAFSRWKRYDETRQKLAKAQLEKIMSTNGLSENVFEIASKSLAA, encoded by the exons ATGGCACGTTTGGTTCTTCCATCGAAGACTCTGGCTTTTTCCACGAAGAGTCTACTGAGTTTGATCTCACCTGCTCCT CTTCAGATTAGTTGCAGCGTTAATTGTTTACGGAAGACTTCGAAAAGTAGTGTCAGATATAGACATTTCCTTGCATCAGAg GTTGTTCTCCGAAAGAATTGTTGCCCGTTTTATTCTTCGGTACCG AAGGTCAAGAAAGCGAGTAGGAAGCTAATTTGTTCGGTTGCCACCGAATCAAAGCAAGTTGAAGATTCTAAAATGGCGCAGCCAAGAGAAATATTCTTAAAGGATTACAAAAAGCCTGATTACTTCTTTGAGACT GTGGATCTGAAATTTTCCTTAGGAGAGGAGAAGACAATAGTTAGTTCTAAAATTGCTGTGTTTCCTCGCGTTGAAG GTTCTTCTCCCCCGCTAGTTTTAGATGGACAAGACATGACTTTAGTTTCAGTTCAGATTAATGGCAAGGCCTTGAAG GAGGAAGATTATCATTTGGATGCACGCCATCTAACAATCCAATCACCTCCTAGTGGTAAATATGATCTTGAAATTGTTACCGAGATTCTCCCACAGAAAAACACATCATTGGAG GGACTTTACAAGTCATCCGGGAATTTCTGTACTCAATGTGAGGCTGAAGGCTTCCGTAAAATCACATATTATCAG GATCGGCCTGATATAATGGCAAAGTATACAGTTCGCATTGAGGCAGACAAAGCACTGTATCCAGTATTGTTGTCTAATGGAAACCTGGCTGGACAGGGTGACTTGGAG GGTGGCAAACATTATGCTGTTTGGGAGGACCCCTTCAAGAAACCTTGTTATCTGTTTGCCTTAGTCGCTGGGCAATTGGCGAGCAGAGATGACACATTTACTACCCGCTCAGGAAGGAAGGTGTCCCTTAGGATCTGGACGCCTGCAGATGACGTACCTAAGACTGCACATGCTATGTATTCTCTGAAAGCAGCTATGAAGTGGGATGAAGAT GTTTTTGGACTTGAATATGATCTGGATCTCTTCAACATTGTTGCTGTCCCAGATTTTAATAT GGGAGCCATGGAAAACAAAAGTTTGAAT ATTTTCAATTCCAAGCTTGTACTGGCTTCTCCAGAGACTGCTTCGGATGCAGATTATGCTGCAATATTGGGAGTTATTGGCCACGAG TATTTCCACAATTGGACTGGCAACAG AGTGACATGCCGCGACTGGTTCCAGCTTAGTCTGAAGGAAGGTCTCACTGTTTTTCGTGATCAG GAATTCTCATCTGACATGGGAAGCCGTACTGTAGAGCGGATTGGCGATGTTTCAAAACTTAGGAATTACCAGTTTCCACAG GATGCCGGTCCCATGGCCCATCCAGTGCGACCACACTCTTACATCAAG ATGGACAACTTCTACACAG TCACG gtCTATGAAAAG GGGGCTGAAGTTGTTCGAATGTACAAAACCTTATTGGGAAGTCAAGGGTTCCGAAAG GGGATGGATCTTTATTTTAAGAGACATGATGGGCAAGCTGTAACATGTGAAGATTTTTTCGCTGCCATGCGAGATGCAAATAATGCTGATTTTGCAAATTTCCTATCGTG GTACTCTCAAGCTGGGACTCCTATTGTTAAAGTAAATACTTCTTATAATACAGAAGGACACACATTTACTTTGAAGATCAG TCAAGAGATACCACCAACTCCAGGGCAGTCCGTTAAGGAACCCATGTTCATTCCTATTGCAGTAGGTTTGCTTGATTCGACTGGCAAGGACATTCCTCTTTCCTCTATTTATCATGACGGGGCTTTGCAATCTGTTTCAAGCAATGACCAATCAGTCTCCACTACAGTCCTTAGAGTCACTAAG aaagaagaagagtttgTATTCACTGATATCTTTGAGAGGCCTGTTCCATCTTTGTTAAGGGGATATAGTGCTCCTATTCGACTTGAATCTGATGTCACTGATGATGACCTGTTTTTCCTATTAGCCAATGATTCTGATGAATTCAACCG ATGGGAGGCCGGACAAATTTTGGCAAGAAAGTTGATGCTCAACTTGGTGGATGATTTCCAAAATAATAAACCCTTGGTTCTGAATTCCAATTTTCTTGATGGGTTCAGTCGTATCCTATCTGACTCAAGTCTGGACAAA GAATTTGTGGCTAAGGCAATAACTCTGCCTGGTGAGGGAGAAATAATGGACTTGATGAAAGTTGCAGACCCTGACGCTGTTCATACTGTTCGGTCTTTCATCAGGAAGCAGCTTGCGAGTGAACTGAGATCAGAATTCCTTAGCACA GTAGAAAATAATAGGAACTCAGGAGAATATGTGTTCGATCATTCAAACATGGCCAGACGAGCTTTGAAGAACATTGCTCTTG CTTATCTTGCATCCCTCGAGGAGCAAGAATTCACCAACCTTGCACTTCAAGAATACAAAACTGCTACAAATATGACCGAGCAGTTTGCAGCATTGGCTTCCGTAGCCCAGAACCCTGGTAAAACTCGTGATGATGTTCTTGCTGACTTTTATAACAAGTGGCAGAATGATTACTTG GTGGTGAACAAATGGTTTGCTCTTCAAGCAGTGTCTGATGTTCCTGGTAATGTTGAGAATGTGCGGAAACTGTTGAACCACCCAGCATTTGACTTGCGCAATCCCAACAAAGTGTACTCTCTCATTGGAGGTTTCTGTGGGTCTCCTGTGAACTTCCATGCAAAGGATGGCTCGGGCTACGAGTTTTTGGGTGATATTGTGCTGcaacttgacaaaataaatccTCAG GTCGCCTCAAGAATGGTGTCGGCCTTCTCAAGATGGAAGCGTTATGATGAAACCAGACAAAAACTTGCAAAG GCCCAGCTTGAGAAGATCATGTCTACCAATGGCCTATCAGAGAATGTGTTCGAAATTGCTTCAAAAAGCTTAGCTGCTTAA
- the LOC123914009 gene encoding puromycin-sensitive aminopeptidase isoform X3: MAQPREIFLKDYKKPDYFFETVDLKFSLGEEKTIVSSKIAVFPRVEGSSPPLVLDGQDMTLVSVQINGKALKEEDYHLDARHLTIQSPPSGKYDLEIVTEILPQKNTSLEGLYKSSGNFCTQCEAEGFRKITYYQDRPDIMAKYTVRIEADKALYPVLLSNGNLAGQGDLEGGKHYAVWEDPFKKPCYLFALVAGQLASRDDTFTTRSGRKVSLRIWTPADDVPKTAHAMYSLKAAMKWDEDVFGLEYDLDLFNIVAVPDFNMGAMENKSLNIFNSKLVLASPETASDADYAAILGVIGHEYFHNWTGNRVTCRDWFQLSLKEGLTVFRDQEFSSDMGSRTVERIGDVSKLRNYQFPQDAGPMAHPVRPHSYIKMDNFYTVTVYEKGAEVVRMYKTLLGSQGFRKGMDLYFKRHDGQAVTCEDFFAAMRDANNADFANFLSWYSQAGTPIVKVNTSYNTEGHTFTLKISQEIPPTPGQSVKEPMFIPIAVGLLDSTGKDIPLSSIYHDGALQSVSSNDQSVSTTVLRVTKKEEEFVFTDIFERPVPSLLRGYSAPIRLESDVTDDDLFFLLANDSDEFNRWEAGQILARKLMLNLVDDFQNNKPLVLNSNFLDGFSRILSDSSLDKEFVAKAITLPGEGEIMDLMKVADPDAVHTVRSFIRKQLASELRSEFLSTVENNRNSGEYVFDHSNMARRALKNIALAYLASLEEQEFTNLALQEYKTATNMTEQFAALASVAQNPGKTRDDVLADFYNKWQNDYLVVNKWFALQAVSDVPGNVENVRKLLNHPAFDLRNPNKVYSLIGGFCGSPVNFHAKDGSGYEFLGDIVLQLDKINPQVASRMVSAFSRWKRYDETRQKLAKAQLEKIMSTNGLSENVFEIASKSLAA, from the exons ATGGCGCAGCCAAGAGAAATATTCTTAAAGGATTACAAAAAGCCTGATTACTTCTTTGAGACT GTGGATCTGAAATTTTCCTTAGGAGAGGAGAAGACAATAGTTAGTTCTAAAATTGCTGTGTTTCCTCGCGTTGAAG GTTCTTCTCCCCCGCTAGTTTTAGATGGACAAGACATGACTTTAGTTTCAGTTCAGATTAATGGCAAGGCCTTGAAG GAGGAAGATTATCATTTGGATGCACGCCATCTAACAATCCAATCACCTCCTAGTGGTAAATATGATCTTGAAATTGTTACCGAGATTCTCCCACAGAAAAACACATCATTGGAG GGACTTTACAAGTCATCCGGGAATTTCTGTACTCAATGTGAGGCTGAAGGCTTCCGTAAAATCACATATTATCAG GATCGGCCTGATATAATGGCAAAGTATACAGTTCGCATTGAGGCAGACAAAGCACTGTATCCAGTATTGTTGTCTAATGGAAACCTGGCTGGACAGGGTGACTTGGAG GGTGGCAAACATTATGCTGTTTGGGAGGACCCCTTCAAGAAACCTTGTTATCTGTTTGCCTTAGTCGCTGGGCAATTGGCGAGCAGAGATGACACATTTACTACCCGCTCAGGAAGGAAGGTGTCCCTTAGGATCTGGACGCCTGCAGATGACGTACCTAAGACTGCACATGCTATGTATTCTCTGAAAGCAGCTATGAAGTGGGATGAAGAT GTTTTTGGACTTGAATATGATCTGGATCTCTTCAACATTGTTGCTGTCCCAGATTTTAATAT GGGAGCCATGGAAAACAAAAGTTTGAAT ATTTTCAATTCCAAGCTTGTACTGGCTTCTCCAGAGACTGCTTCGGATGCAGATTATGCTGCAATATTGGGAGTTATTGGCCACGAG TATTTCCACAATTGGACTGGCAACAG AGTGACATGCCGCGACTGGTTCCAGCTTAGTCTGAAGGAAGGTCTCACTGTTTTTCGTGATCAG GAATTCTCATCTGACATGGGAAGCCGTACTGTAGAGCGGATTGGCGATGTTTCAAAACTTAGGAATTACCAGTTTCCACAG GATGCCGGTCCCATGGCCCATCCAGTGCGACCACACTCTTACATCAAG ATGGACAACTTCTACACAG TCACG gtCTATGAAAAG GGGGCTGAAGTTGTTCGAATGTACAAAACCTTATTGGGAAGTCAAGGGTTCCGAAAG GGGATGGATCTTTATTTTAAGAGACATGATGGGCAAGCTGTAACATGTGAAGATTTTTTCGCTGCCATGCGAGATGCAAATAATGCTGATTTTGCAAATTTCCTATCGTG GTACTCTCAAGCTGGGACTCCTATTGTTAAAGTAAATACTTCTTATAATACAGAAGGACACACATTTACTTTGAAGATCAG TCAAGAGATACCACCAACTCCAGGGCAGTCCGTTAAGGAACCCATGTTCATTCCTATTGCAGTAGGTTTGCTTGATTCGACTGGCAAGGACATTCCTCTTTCCTCTATTTATCATGACGGGGCTTTGCAATCTGTTTCAAGCAATGACCAATCAGTCTCCACTACAGTCCTTAGAGTCACTAAG aaagaagaagagtttgTATTCACTGATATCTTTGAGAGGCCTGTTCCATCTTTGTTAAGGGGATATAGTGCTCCTATTCGACTTGAATCTGATGTCACTGATGATGACCTGTTTTTCCTATTAGCCAATGATTCTGATGAATTCAACCG ATGGGAGGCCGGACAAATTTTGGCAAGAAAGTTGATGCTCAACTTGGTGGATGATTTCCAAAATAATAAACCCTTGGTTCTGAATTCCAATTTTCTTGATGGGTTCAGTCGTATCCTATCTGACTCAAGTCTGGACAAA GAATTTGTGGCTAAGGCAATAACTCTGCCTGGTGAGGGAGAAATAATGGACTTGATGAAAGTTGCAGACCCTGACGCTGTTCATACTGTTCGGTCTTTCATCAGGAAGCAGCTTGCGAGTGAACTGAGATCAGAATTCCTTAGCACA GTAGAAAATAATAGGAACTCAGGAGAATATGTGTTCGATCATTCAAACATGGCCAGACGAGCTTTGAAGAACATTGCTCTTG CTTATCTTGCATCCCTCGAGGAGCAAGAATTCACCAACCTTGCACTTCAAGAATACAAAACTGCTACAAATATGACCGAGCAGTTTGCAGCATTGGCTTCCGTAGCCCAGAACCCTGGTAAAACTCGTGATGATGTTCTTGCTGACTTTTATAACAAGTGGCAGAATGATTACTTG GTGGTGAACAAATGGTTTGCTCTTCAAGCAGTGTCTGATGTTCCTGGTAATGTTGAGAATGTGCGGAAACTGTTGAACCACCCAGCATTTGACTTGCGCAATCCCAACAAAGTGTACTCTCTCATTGGAGGTTTCTGTGGGTCTCCTGTGAACTTCCATGCAAAGGATGGCTCGGGCTACGAGTTTTTGGGTGATATTGTGCTGcaacttgacaaaataaatccTCAG GTCGCCTCAAGAATGGTGTCGGCCTTCTCAAGATGGAAGCGTTATGATGAAACCAGACAAAAACTTGCAAAG GCCCAGCTTGAGAAGATCATGTCTACCAATGGCCTATCAGAGAATGTGTTCGAAATTGCTTCAAAAAGCTTAGCTGCTTAA
- the LOC123914010 gene encoding clathrin light chain 1-like: MESFEVEEQSYHHHHSSSAGPFDDDNNSNYGEYESHHQYDYGSAFPNNNHNSDEDHHHLSVDTNNQHSPPVYGFGVSTPNADFVTPFQTTEADEGVFSSEPVLPDPIQMQEEGSARHEWRRKNAIHLEEKEKKEKEMRNQIIKEAEDFKEAFYAKRKLNCETNKQNNREKEKLYLANQEKFHKEADKHYWKAIAEIIPREVPNIEKRRGKKEADNKPSVHVIQGPKPGKPTDLSRMRQMILKLKQNPPSHMMPPPPKEEKDAKENKDGKDTKDAKKEGENDKAEKPTAAATADSAENKPTTPTKDAAAATNGESQHPPAAEGEQVASSEPPAA; encoded by the exons ATGGAGTCGTTTGAGGTGGAGGAGCAGtcatatcatcatcatcattcttcGAGCGCCGGACCTTTCGACGATGACAATAACAGCAACTACGGTGAATATGAATCTCATCACCAGTACGATTATGGATCTGCATTTCcgaataataatcataattcCGACGAGGATCATCATCACCTTAGTGTTGATACCAATAATCAACATTCTCCTCCTGTTTATGGATTTGGAGTTTCAACTCCTAATGCTGATTTTGTTACACCGTTCCAAACCACCGAAGCTGATGAGGGAGTGTTCTCTTCTGAACCTGTTCTTCCTGATCCTATTCAAATGCAAGAGGAAGGCTCTGCTAGACACGAATGGCGAAG GAAAAATGCCATTCATCTTGAGGAAaaggagaaaaaagaaaaggaaatgaGAAATCAGATTATAAAGGAAGCTGAAGACTTTAAGGAAGCTTTCTATGCAAAAAGAAAACTCAATTGTGAGACAAACAAACAGAACaacagagaaaaagaaaag TTATACTTGGCCAACCAAGAGAAATTTCACAAGGAAGCTGATAAACATTACTGGAAAGCAATAGCTGAGATCATTCCTCGCGAGGTTCCTAATATCGAGAAGAGGAGAGGGAAAAAAGAAGCTGATAATAAACCTTCGGTTCATGTTATACAAGGTCCAAAGCCAGGGAAACCTACCGATCTTTCTAGAATGCGCCAAATGATTTTGAAGCTTAAACAGAACCCTCCATCTCATATGATGCCTCCCCcaccaaaagaagaaaaagatgcaaaagaaaacaaagatgGCAAAGACACTAAAGATGCAAAAAAGGAAGGGGAAAATGACAAGGCAGAGAAACCAACTGCCGCTGCCACCGCAGATTCTGCAGAAAATAAGCCTACTACACCTACAAAagatgctgctgctgctactaaTGGTGAATCACAACATCCTCCTGCAGCTGAGGGTGAGCAAGTGGCTAGTTCTGAGCCACCAGCTGCTTAG
- the LOC123915935 gene encoding uncharacterized protein At1g76660 has translation MMRRVNDGNNTLDTINAAAFAIASSQNRLSQPSNQKKKWGNWLNITGCFGYQKNNRKRIGHAVLVPETTPAGSDSAANVVNSTAQAPPSITLPFIAPPSSPASLFQSEPPSTAQSPVGLVSKSMYSPGGPNSIFAIGPYAHETQLVSPPVFSASSTAPFTPPPESVHLTTPSSPEVPFAQLFDSNNRNSETFQRFQISHHDFQNYQFQPGSPVGPLISPRSAISGNSSPLPDEFQTLDTAKLLKLDKLSTYGKQKSNRSSGSITPDTVKSNATQAGFLPNHQWVSDVNLSSCPSNDRRNEISVNHRVSFELSAGKVPSSVENKPPTSSSAWNRLISSKFKNSAAAAATDKDENVCDDKQVVTETLIDTPKQTKVALVGDDATVDEKDHQSLTLSSSTKEFNFNNAEGGDSPPPNIVADWWANEKVAGNESGASKDWSFFPVIQPGLS, from the exons ATGATGAGAAGAGTTAATGATGGTAACAACACTTTGGATACTATTAACGCTGCTGCTTTTGCTATAGCTTCATCCCAGAATCGTCTTTCTCAACCTTCTAATCag AAGAAAAAATGGGGAAACTGGTTGAACATAACAGGGTGTTTCGGATATCAAAAAAACAACCGAAAGCGAATTGGACATGCTGTTCTTGTTCCAGAAACAACACCTGCTGGATCAGATTCTGCTGCTAATGTTGTTAATTCAACAGCTCAAGCACCGCCAAGTATAACACTTCCCTTCATTGCTCCTCCTTCATCTCCTGCATCATTATTTCAATCAGAACCACCTTCAACCGCGCAATCACCGGTCGGTTTAGTCTCTAAAAGCATGTACTCTCCCGGCGGCCCTAACTCAATCTTTGCCATTGGCCCTTATGCGCACGAAACACAATTAGTTTCGCCGCCTGTTTTTTCGGCTTCATCAACCGCACCTTTCACTCCACCTCCCGAGTCAGTTCACTTGACTACACCTTCTTCACCCGAGGTTCCGTTTGCTCAACTATTTGACTCCAATAACAGAAACTCTGAGACTTTCCAGAGGTTCCAAATATCTCACCATGACTTCCAAAATTATCAGTTTCAACCTGGAAGTCCAGTTGGTCCGCTGATATCACCAAGATCTGCGATCTCTGGCAACTCGTCTCCTTTGCCGGACGAATTTCAAACACTAGACACTGCTAAGCTTCTTAAATTGGATAAGCTCTCAACTTATGGAAAACAGAAGTCGAATCGAAGTTCCGGGTCTATAACTCCAGATACTGTAAAATCCAATGCTACTCAAGCTGGTTTTCTTCCAAATCATCAGTGGGTTTCTGATGTCAATCTTTCTTCTTGTCCAAGCAATGACCGCCGAAATGAGATTAGTGTAAATCATAGGGTCTCATTTGAATTATCGGCCGGAAAAGTACCGTCATCCGTGGAAAACAAGCCACCAACATCATCATCAGCATGGAATAGGCTCATATCATCGAAATTCAAAAACAGTGCGGCTGCAGCAGCAACAGACAAAGACGAGAATGTGTGTGATGACAAACAAGTTGTTACAGAAACTCTTATTGATACACCAAAGCAAACAAAAGTGGCGTTGGTTGGCGATGACGCAACTGTTGATGAGAAGGATCATCAGTCTTTAACCCTTTCTTCTTCTACGAAAgaattcaattttaataatgCAGAAGGAGGGGATTCTCCTCCACCAAATATAGTTGCTGATTGGTGGGCTAATGAGAAAGTTGCAGGGAATGAAAGTGGAGCCTCAAAGGATTGGTCTTTCTTCCCAGTTATTCAACCTGGTCTCAGCTAA